In Bifidobacterium scardovii JCM 12489 = DSM 13734, the genomic stretch TAGACTGGTGCCCACTATGGCAGCATTTAGTTCTCTTACAGACCGGCTCTCGAATGCGTTCAAGCATCTCAAGAGCAAGGGCAAGCTTTCCGAGGCGGATATCGACGGCACGATCCGCGAGATCCGCCGCGCACTGCTCGACGCCGATGTGGCGCTCGACGTGGTGCGTTCCTTCACCGGCCGCGTGCGCGAGCGCGCGCTCGGCACCGAGGTCTCCGAGGCGCTTAACCCCGCGCAGCAGGTGGTCAAGATCGTCAACGAGGAGCTGACCGATGTGCTCGGCGCCGGCGTCGACCGGCCGCTGAACTTCGCGAAGAACCCGCCGACGATCATCATGCTTGCCGGCCTGCAGGGCGCCGGCAAGACCACGCTCGCCGGCAAGCTCGGCTACTGGCTCAAGGATTCGGGACATACGCCGCTGCTCGTGGCGGCCGATCTGCAGCGCCCGAACGCGGTGACGCAGCTGCAGGTGGTCGGCGAGCGCGCCGGCGTGCCCGTGTACGCGCCCGAGAAGGGCGTGCAGTCCGACGGCGGCGACGCGGTGTCCGCGCCGGGCCTGACCACCGGCGATCCGGTCAAGGTGGCCCGCGATTCGATCGAACTGGCCAAGCAGAAGCTGTACGATACGGTCATCATCGATACCGCCGGCCGACTGGGCGTCGACGAGGAGCTGATGAAGCAGGCGCGCGATATCCGCGACGCCGTGAACCCCAACGAGATCCTGTTCGTCATCGACGCGATGATCGGCCAGGACGCGGTGCAGACCGCCAAGGCCTTCGACGAGGGCGTGGACTTCACCGGCGTGGTGCTCTCCAAGCTCGACGGCGACGCCCGCGGCGGCGCGGCCCTGTCGGTCGCGTCCGTGACCGGCAAGCCGATCCTCTTCGCCTCGAACGGCGAGGGGCTCAAGGACTTCGAGGTCTTCCACCCCGACCGCATGGCCTCGCGCATCCTCGACATGGGCGATATCCTCACGCTCATCGAGCAGGCGCAGAAGCAGTTCGACGAGGAGGAGGCCCGCAAGGCCGCCCAGAAGATGGCCGAGGGCGAGTTCGGCCTCGACGACTTCATGGACCAGCTGCAACAGGTGCGCAAGCTCGGCTCGATGAAGTCGCTACTCGGCATGATCCCGGGCATGGCGCAGCACCGCAAGGAGCTCGAGCAGTTCGACGAGAAGGAGATCGACCGCACCGAGGCCATCATCCGCTCGATGACCCCCGAGGAGCGGCGCAACCCGAAGATCATCGACGGCTCGCGCCGCGCGCGCATCGCCTACGGTTCGGGCAACACCGTCTCCGCGGTCAACGGGCTGCTGCAGCGGTTCGAGCAGGCCGCGAAGATGATGAAACGCATGACCAACAAGGCCGGAGGCGGCATCCCCGGCTTCGGCGGCCCCTCGATGGGCAGCGGCAAGAAGAACGCCAAGAAGGGCAAGAAGAAGGGCTCCAAGTCCGGCAACCCGATGAAGCGCGAGGCCGAGGAAAAGGCATTGCGCGACAAGCTGTCCGGCAAGTCCGGTTCGGGCTCCGGCGGTTCCGCGTTCGCCAAGAAGCCGCAGAATCCCGCACTGCCCGCAGGCCTGCAGGACATGATGGACGGCAACGGCGAGCTTCCCCCGAACCTGGGCGGCGGCCTGTCCGGACTGTTCTGACGGACCGCTGTTTGTCTGACGGCTCCCCTCGGCGAGGGGAGCCGTCAGACAAACAGCGAAGCTGTTGCGAGGCGACAGCCGAG encodes the following:
- the ffh gene encoding signal recognition particle protein, coding for MAAFSSLTDRLSNAFKHLKSKGKLSEADIDGTIREIRRALLDADVALDVVRSFTGRVRERALGTEVSEALNPAQQVVKIVNEELTDVLGAGVDRPLNFAKNPPTIIMLAGLQGAGKTTLAGKLGYWLKDSGHTPLLVAADLQRPNAVTQLQVVGERAGVPVYAPEKGVQSDGGDAVSAPGLTTGDPVKVARDSIELAKQKLYDTVIIDTAGRLGVDEELMKQARDIRDAVNPNEILFVIDAMIGQDAVQTAKAFDEGVDFTGVVLSKLDGDARGGAALSVASVTGKPILFASNGEGLKDFEVFHPDRMASRILDMGDILTLIEQAQKQFDEEEARKAAQKMAEGEFGLDDFMDQLQQVRKLGSMKSLLGMIPGMAQHRKELEQFDEKEIDRTEAIIRSMTPEERRNPKIIDGSRRARIAYGSGNTVSAVNGLLQRFEQAAKMMKRMTNKAGGGIPGFGGPSMGSGKKNAKKGKKKGSKSGNPMKREAEEKALRDKLSGKSGSGSGGSAFAKKPQNPALPAGLQDMMDGNGELPPNLGGGLSGLF